In Streptomyces capitiformicae, one genomic interval encodes:
- a CDS encoding DUF4436 family protein — protein MLIAAGVWLYTNEGVSHQGRKWAGVALADRARMSLYAFVKVQKVDLGDQQLVVNLTLEPAKGLAKETRTGDEVFAQDVRLKGTYRDTETILLTKGSSAQNRQYRLPIIFGSGPISDYPFDEYGTVITWTASTSDGNQLPVATSFESADPFLAIDPIVYDSDDPESVGLRLQISRSRSTLILACFMMVAMWALAIAVLAGARVLVRRHEGLIWPALGWMAATLFALVGFRNAAPGSPPIGSLMDYAAFFWAEGIIAASLTWAAMVGFRDEQRKLGHSNWVRPVR, from the coding sequence GTGCTTATTGCAGCCGGAGTCTGGCTGTACACCAACGAAGGGGTCAGCCATCAGGGGCGGAAATGGGCGGGCGTCGCCCTCGCTGACCGCGCACGGATGTCGCTGTACGCCTTCGTGAAGGTGCAGAAGGTAGATCTTGGCGACCAGCAACTGGTCGTGAACCTCACCCTTGAGCCTGCAAAAGGTCTGGCCAAGGAGACTCGGACTGGGGACGAGGTATTCGCACAAGATGTTCGACTCAAGGGCACCTACCGCGACACGGAGACGATCCTGCTAACTAAGGGTTCCAGTGCCCAGAATCGGCAATATCGGCTGCCGATAATCTTCGGCAGCGGGCCGATCAGCGACTACCCGTTCGATGAGTACGGGACAGTTATCACGTGGACTGCAAGCACTTCGGACGGCAATCAGCTGCCGGTGGCGACGAGTTTCGAAAGCGCCGACCCCTTCTTGGCTATAGACCCAATCGTCTACGACTCGGATGATCCCGAGTCCGTCGGCCTCAGACTCCAGATCAGTCGGTCCCGAAGCACCTTGATCCTTGCCTGCTTCATGATGGTGGCCATGTGGGCCTTGGCTATTGCCGTACTAGCTGGCGCGCGCGTCTTAGTGCGAAGGCACGAGGGGTTGATCTGGCCAGCTCTTGGCTGGATGGCCGCCACCTTGTTCGCCCTCGTCGGGTTCCGCAATGCTGCACCTGGTTCACCACCAATCGGATCGCTGATGGACTATGCCGCGTTCTTCTGGGCTGAGGGGATCATCGCAGCAAGTTTGACCTGGGCTGCAATGGTGGGCTTCCGAGACGAGCAGAGAAAACTCGGCCATAGCAACTGGGTAAGGCCTGTCAGGTAG
- a CDS encoding HU family DNA-binding protein yields the protein MNKADLSRTVGERLGSNQAGAAAVDAVLDAIIRATVAGDRVSITGFGSFEKVDRPARYARNPQTGERVRVKKTSVPRFRAGQGFKDLVSGSKKLPRGGEVSVKKAPKGSLTGGAAATTKKTTKAAAKKTTAKKAAPTKETTAAAKKTTAAKKTTKAAAKKTTAKKATAKKTARQR from the coding sequence GTGAATAAGGCGGATCTCAGCCGAACCGTCGGCGAGAGGCTTGGAAGCAATCAGGCGGGAGCTGCCGCTGTTGATGCCGTACTGGACGCCATCATCCGCGCGACCGTCGCAGGGGACCGGGTCTCGATCACCGGCTTCGGATCGTTCGAGAAGGTCGACCGTCCGGCCCGATATGCCCGCAACCCCCAGACAGGCGAGCGGGTTCGGGTCAAGAAGACCTCCGTTCCACGCTTTCGTGCGGGTCAAGGCTTCAAGGACCTGGTCAGCGGCTCGAAGAAACTGCCGCGTGGTGGCGAGGTCTCGGTCAAGAAGGCGCCCAAGGGCAGCCTGACCGGCGGTGCCGCCGCAACGACTAAGAAGACCACCAAGGCGGCCGCCAAAAAGACCACAGCAAAGAAGGCCGCGCCGACGAAGGAAACCACCGCCGCCGCCAAAAAGACGACTGCGGCCAAAAAGACCACCAAGGCGGCCGCCAAAAAGACCACAGCAAAGAAGGCCACCGCCAAGAAGACTGCTCGCCAGAGGTAG
- a CDS encoding DUF6300 family protein, with protein sequence MGYRVLVRPDGSFSRIGNLDGSLDNVSDEELLRLRPADRDDEDQPERPCSRCGGDLLLYWHGPLMTGVWMELCPACDSHRPAARAFIRWYRDADRDPKVLPQLFEDWETETMRAHGWVRGPQPTPPHSPPAPPGLTPRGRG encoded by the coding sequence TTGGGTTATCGCGTCCTCGTACGCCCCGACGGGTCCTTCAGCCGCATTGGCAACCTCGACGGCAGCCTCGACAACGTCAGCGACGAAGAACTACTCCGCCTGCGCCCGGCCGATCGCGATGACGAGGACCAGCCGGAGCGTCCCTGCTCCCGCTGCGGAGGCGACCTCCTCCTGTACTGGCACGGCCCCCTCATGACCGGTGTGTGGATGGAGCTCTGCCCGGCCTGTGACTCGCACCGTCCCGCCGCCCGCGCCTTCATCCGCTGGTACCGCGACGCCGACCGCGACCCGAAGGTGCTACCCCAGTTGTTCGAGGACTGGGAGACCGAGACCATGCGCGCCCACGGCTGGGTCCGCGGTCCACAGCCGACACCGCCTCACAGCCCGCCGGCCCCGCCCGGTCTCACACCGCGCGGGCGAGGCTGA